Proteins from one Gasterosteus aculeatus chromosome 11, fGasAcu3.hap1.1, whole genome shotgun sequence genomic window:
- the prr14 gene encoding uncharacterized protein prr14 isoform X1: MLTHSSDSLHQIVCPMDEHDISPNNFCSEPPPPLLPLSSVTPSCAKNGISGSRKSCRIQEIRAPPPKKSSNRVAQKPLRHNPAPTKRPRETADMVSQAKQQRVEGSRAHEAQEEDGFDVRFEAECRTKQSDQRGPETEVNVVERCAADATRPLDTMETLSMDTMETLSMDTMETLSMDNASPPKGWVIGPLFQSFRSKMASFTEIVMTPVKLFRANSPPPFTDLPDKLDELELEAAGASDDERSQPSDACPPGAQDEGADPERLSDVQAARGAMTVALLYSKKLSFDEELPAHGSEQVGGCATTQKEKDLPDSVPLERLLPSSVPEEASDSGGSVNASILLQPSLNVSASREAKLEMSGAAEDRTCRWTVPLKQLSGKCLVKKVTSKTSTSKVKKEKSAVGDEQVTLMNSVQINKADSSCSAPPDTVRPQLDVCESRTIEDMDRPGNLRISNDLANGGTTNPSLDPPLPDCELNPKSYSASCLGREKRGVQLDYLSKDLIKKRRQEPWNVASGVRILRPQRREVVSTTVVHQGETPKLVEISESVSTRANKKGSNGPERLATANETVLITESCSLDKSSGVSENNLKVSSSRPAPSGPCKKTRTGFSKPDVDIDNRMELEPSVAAASTKQAEQEKLSEAIMPLQGTSKRRNIGKKPVKRKSPSKFGLIAQSDGTLFTVSPAPSAGPLDLPPADLNVQKEESSEKGLTMPSKRTKKHFRVAASGGSRVTGIRDLRPIAKANQTDERKGKVSMHPVYFEMTPFESNTPPVPSSSRPNGSAQSNHAAKHAADGSEESAAAVSDELFPSDACSISVPGSSARGVNIKPRRADKKRRRCQVLHSSACEGGEVTNAAAVDAAAPAAASSHTQGKDLSRRLLRSYSCPEIPSLRLYDTPSPSALHSPHHGRLHAAQQHRAHHAHESLRRARRHTVCSVEVEREIAPLCLRKEVYPSRRSLPSAAATQLLGWSPSLSPGTSLAALASSFLSSPLAFLSKKASPGNPALASSSSSAASCSPVPRVFLFRMDSSTSAASDYSSRGNPLECEMERRQRSEEEDDGEDTSSSSQESEDVGLREEKALSDSEIRVGQKHEERGKVSSIKIRKTLPKPQNNLTPMGLPRPVRLKKKEFSLEEIYTNKNFSKPPESRLETIFEVPLSRRDGSESWYGQRRVKRFLEFLDAGEVRKPKKPLVGVGKAGVSSSRTRRGAFPKDEASLCARDVDSLLCAKLDQLTLLLIDDQKDS; encoded by the exons ATGTTGACTCATTCCTCTGACTCGCTCCATCAGATTGTTTGTCCAATGGATGAACATGATATTTCCCCAAACAATTTCTGTAGTGaacctccaccacctctcctccccctttcctccgtCACTCCCAG CTGTGCAAAAAATGGGATCTCGGGAAGCCGAAAGAGTTGTCGCATTCAAGAGATCAGGGCGCCGCCCCCTAAGAAGTCGAGCAACAGAGTGGCTCAGAAACCACTCCGACACAATCCGGCCCCCACCAAGAGACCAAGGGAAACCGCCGACATG GTGTCACAGGCCAAGCAGCAAAGAGTCGAAGGCAGCCGTGCACATGAGGCCCAGGAGGAG GATGGGTTCGATGTGAGATTTGAAGCAGAGTGCCGAACTAA GCAAAGCGACCAGAGGGGCCCGGAGACTGAAGTAAATGTGGTTGAGCGTTGTGCGGCGGATGCCACGCGGCCTCTTGACACCATGGAGACGTTGTCCATGGACACCATGGAGACGTTGTCCATGGACACCATGGAGACGTTGTCCATGGACAACGCGTCCCCCCCAAAGGGATGGGTGATTGGACCCTTGTTTCAGTCATTCAGGTCCAAGATGGCCAGTTTCACAGAGATCGTCATGACACCCGTCAAGCTCTTCAGAGCCAACAGTCCGCCACCATTCACGGACCTTCCAGACAAACTCGACGAGTTGGAGCTCGAGGCCGCTGGAGCGTCTGATGACGAGCGCTCGCAGCCGAGTGACGCGTGTCCTCCAGGAGCACAAGATGAGGGGGCGGATCCGGAGAGGCTCAGCGACGTGCAAGCGGCCCGAGGCGCGATGACTGTCGCTCTTTTATATTCAAAAAAGTTGTCGTTTGATGAAGAGTTGCCAGCGCACGGCTCCGAACAGGTGGGCGGCTGTGCAACAacgcaaaaagaaaaggatttgCCTGATTCTGTGCCGCTAGAACGCCTGTTACCCAGCAGCGTTCCCGAGGAAGCGTCAGACTCTGGAGGGTCCGTCAACGCCTCGATATTGTTGCAGCCCTCTCTCAACGTAAGTGCCTCACGTGAAGCCAAGTTAGAAATGTCTGGTGCTGCCGAGGACCGAACATGCCGATGGACGGTCCCGCTGAAACAACTGTCAGGGAAATGTTTAGTAAAGAAAGTTACCTCTAAGACTTCCACATCCAAAGTAAAAAAGGAGAAGTCTGCGGTCGGTGATGAGCAGGTTACTCTCATGAATTCAGTCCAAATTAACAAAGCTGATTCCAGCTGTTCAGCGCCGCCCGACACCGTCCGTCCTCAGCTGGATGTTTGTGAAAGTAGGACAATAGAAGATATGGATCGCCCCGGCAACCTGAGAATCTCGAATGACCTCGCTAATGGAGGGACAACGAACCCTTCTTTGGATCCTCCGCTGCCAGATTGTGAATTAAACCCTAAAAGTTACTCCGCTTCATGtctggggagagaaaagagaggagttCAACTGGACTACCTCTCCAAAGACTTGATAAAGAAGAGAAGACAAGAGCCATGGAATGTGGCTTCGGGTGTCCGCATATTGAGACCACAGAGAAGAGAAGTTGTGTCGACCACCGTAGTCCATCAGGGAGAAACTCCGAAGCTTGTCGAAATAAGCGAGTCCGTTTCAACAAGAGCAAATAAGAAAGGAAGCAATGGACCGGAAAGACTTGCTACAGCAAATGAAACCGTTTTAATCACTGAAAGTTGCTCCCTGGATAAAAGCAGCGGTGTGTCTGAGAACAACCTAAAGGTAAGCAGCAGCCGGCCAGCGCCCAGTGGTCCATgcaaaaagacaagaacaggCTTTAGTAAACCCGACGTAGACATCGATAACCGTATGGAACTGGAACCCAGCGTGGCTGCCGCCTCGACGAAGCAGGCGGAGCAGGAGAAGCTGTCAGAGGCTATAATGCCGCTGCAGGGCACGAGCAAGCGCAGGAACATCggcaagaaaccagtcaaacgGAAATCCCCGAGCAAATTTGGCTTGATTGCACAATCGGACGGCACTTTGTTTACTGTCTCGCCAGCACCATCGGCGGGGCCGTTGGATCTCCCGCCCGCAGATCTGAACGTTCAAAAAGAGGAGAGCTCAGAGAAGGGGCTGACCATGCCGTCCAAGAGAACCAAAAAGCATTTCCGAGTTGCTGCTTCAGGTGGGAGTCGAGTGACCGGAATCCGTGACCTTCGTCCGATAGCCAAAGCGAACCAGACCGATGAACGCAAAGGTAAAGTCTCAATGCACCCTGTGTATTTTGAAATGACACCTTTTGAAAGCAATACCCCACCTGTTCCTTCGTCCTCCCGGCCCAACGGTTCTGCACAATCAAATCATGCCGCTAAGCACGCCGCCGATGGGAGCGAGGAGAGCGCTGCTGCTGTGTCGGATGAGTTATTTCCCTCAGACGCCTGCAGCATCAGCGTCCCTGGGTCTTCTGCACGAGGGGTGAACATTAAGCCAAGAAGAGCagataaaaaaaggagaagatgcCAGGTTTTGCACAGCAGTGCGTGCGAAGGTGGCGAGGTGACCAACGCCGCCGCCGTGGACGCCGCCGCCCCGGCTGCAGCGAGTTCCCACACGCAGGGAAAGGACTTGTCGAGGCGCCTGTTGCGCAGCTACTCCTGCCCCGAGATCCCCTCCCTTCGTCTCTATGACACCCCCTCGCCTTCGGCTCTGCATTCCCCCCATCACGGCAGGCTCCACGCAGCGCAGCAGCACCGGGCCCACCACGCCCACGAGTCCCTCCGGCGGGCTCGTCGCCACACGGTCTGCAGCGTGGAAGTGGAGAGGGAGATCGCCCCGCTCTGCCTCCGCAAGGAGGTGTACCCGTCCAGGAGGTCCCTCCCGTCCGCCGCAGCCACCCAACTCCTGGGGTGGTCTCCCAGTCTCTCTCCCGGCACCTCCCTCGCCGCTCTGGCTTCCAGCTTCCTCTCCAGCCCCCTGGCTTTCCTCTCCAAGAAAGCGAGCCCCGGCAATCCCGCCCTcgcgtcgtcctcctcctccgccgcctcctgtTCTCCGGTGCCGAGGGTGTTCCTCTTTAGAATGGACTCGTCCACTTCTGCTGCGTCGGACTACAGTAGCCG TGGGAATCCGTTGGAGTGCGAGATGGAGAGAAGACAacgcagtgaggaggaggacgacggcgAGGACACCAGTTCGTCCAGCCAGGAGTCTGAAGACGTGGGGTTGAGAGAGGAAAAGGCTTTGTCCGATTCTGAAATCAGG GTGGGACAAAAGCATGAGGAACGAGGAAAAGTGTCATCTATAAAAATTCGGAAGACTTTACCCAAACCTCAGAACAACCTGACCCCCATGGGCCTGCCCAGACCCGTCAG GCTGAAAAAGAAGGAGTTTAGTTTGGAAGAGATTTACACCAATAAGAACTTCAGCAAACCCCCTGAGAG CCGGCTGGAGACCATATTCGAGGTGCCCCTCAGTCGGCGGGACGGGTCTGAGTCCTGGTACGGCCAGAGGCGGGTCAAACGATTCCTGGAGTTCCTGGATGCCGGCGAGGTCAGAAAGCCAAAGAAGCCCCTCGTTGGTGTTGGAAAGGCAGGTGTCTCGTCCTCCAGGACGAGACGGGGGGCCTTCCCCAAAGACGAGGCGTCCCTCTGCGCGCGGGATGTGGACTCGCTTCTCTGTGCCAAGCTGGATCAGCTGACTCTGCTGTTAATAGATGATCAAAAAGACAGCTGA
- the prr14 gene encoding uncharacterized protein prr14 isoform X2 — protein MCHCTAEVTHYQCFRIHTRLNGNEMAWDGFDVRFEAECRTKQSDQRGPETEVNVVERCAADATRPLDTMETLSMDTMETLSMDTMETLSMDNASPPKGWVIGPLFQSFRSKMASFTEIVMTPVKLFRANSPPPFTDLPDKLDELELEAAGASDDERSQPSDACPPGAQDEGADPERLSDVQAARGAMTVALLYSKKLSFDEELPAHGSEQVGGCATTQKEKDLPDSVPLERLLPSSVPEEASDSGGSVNASILLQPSLNVSASREAKLEMSGAAEDRTCRWTVPLKQLSGKCLVKKVTSKTSTSKVKKEKSAVGDEQVTLMNSVQINKADSSCSAPPDTVRPQLDVCESRTIEDMDRPGNLRISNDLANGGTTNPSLDPPLPDCELNPKSYSASCLGREKRGVQLDYLSKDLIKKRRQEPWNVASGVRILRPQRREVVSTTVVHQGETPKLVEISESVSTRANKKGSNGPERLATANETVLITESCSLDKSSGVSENNLKVSSSRPAPSGPCKKTRTGFSKPDVDIDNRMELEPSVAAASTKQAEQEKLSEAIMPLQGTSKRRNIGKKPVKRKSPSKFGLIAQSDGTLFTVSPAPSAGPLDLPPADLNVQKEESSEKGLTMPSKRTKKHFRVAASGGSRVTGIRDLRPIAKANQTDERKGKVSMHPVYFEMTPFESNTPPVPSSSRPNGSAQSNHAAKHAADGSEESAAAVSDELFPSDACSISVPGSSARGVNIKPRRADKKRRRCQVLHSSACEGGEVTNAAAVDAAAPAAASSHTQGKDLSRRLLRSYSCPEIPSLRLYDTPSPSALHSPHHGRLHAAQQHRAHHAHESLRRARRHTVCSVEVEREIAPLCLRKEVYPSRRSLPSAAATQLLGWSPSLSPGTSLAALASSFLSSPLAFLSKKASPGNPALASSSSSAASCSPVPRVFLFRMDSSTSAASDYSSRGNPLECEMERRQRSEEEDDGEDTSSSSQESEDVGLREEKALSDSEIRVGQKHEERGKVSSIKIRKTLPKPQNNLTPMGLPRPVRLKKKEFSLEEIYTNKNFSKPPESRLETIFEVPLSRRDGSESWYGQRRVKRFLEFLDAGEVRKPKKPLVGVGKAGVSSSRTRRGAFPKDEASLCARDVDSLLCAKLDQLTLLLIDDQKDS, from the exons ATGTGCCACTGCACTGCCGAGGTGACCCACTACCAGTGTTTTAGGATCCACACACGACTGAATGGAAATGAAATGGCTTGG GATGGGTTCGATGTGAGATTTGAAGCAGAGTGCCGAACTAA GCAAAGCGACCAGAGGGGCCCGGAGACTGAAGTAAATGTGGTTGAGCGTTGTGCGGCGGATGCCACGCGGCCTCTTGACACCATGGAGACGTTGTCCATGGACACCATGGAGACGTTGTCCATGGACACCATGGAGACGTTGTCCATGGACAACGCGTCCCCCCCAAAGGGATGGGTGATTGGACCCTTGTTTCAGTCATTCAGGTCCAAGATGGCCAGTTTCACAGAGATCGTCATGACACCCGTCAAGCTCTTCAGAGCCAACAGTCCGCCACCATTCACGGACCTTCCAGACAAACTCGACGAGTTGGAGCTCGAGGCCGCTGGAGCGTCTGATGACGAGCGCTCGCAGCCGAGTGACGCGTGTCCTCCAGGAGCACAAGATGAGGGGGCGGATCCGGAGAGGCTCAGCGACGTGCAAGCGGCCCGAGGCGCGATGACTGTCGCTCTTTTATATTCAAAAAAGTTGTCGTTTGATGAAGAGTTGCCAGCGCACGGCTCCGAACAGGTGGGCGGCTGTGCAACAacgcaaaaagaaaaggatttgCCTGATTCTGTGCCGCTAGAACGCCTGTTACCCAGCAGCGTTCCCGAGGAAGCGTCAGACTCTGGAGGGTCCGTCAACGCCTCGATATTGTTGCAGCCCTCTCTCAACGTAAGTGCCTCACGTGAAGCCAAGTTAGAAATGTCTGGTGCTGCCGAGGACCGAACATGCCGATGGACGGTCCCGCTGAAACAACTGTCAGGGAAATGTTTAGTAAAGAAAGTTACCTCTAAGACTTCCACATCCAAAGTAAAAAAGGAGAAGTCTGCGGTCGGTGATGAGCAGGTTACTCTCATGAATTCAGTCCAAATTAACAAAGCTGATTCCAGCTGTTCAGCGCCGCCCGACACCGTCCGTCCTCAGCTGGATGTTTGTGAAAGTAGGACAATAGAAGATATGGATCGCCCCGGCAACCTGAGAATCTCGAATGACCTCGCTAATGGAGGGACAACGAACCCTTCTTTGGATCCTCCGCTGCCAGATTGTGAATTAAACCCTAAAAGTTACTCCGCTTCATGtctggggagagaaaagagaggagttCAACTGGACTACCTCTCCAAAGACTTGATAAAGAAGAGAAGACAAGAGCCATGGAATGTGGCTTCGGGTGTCCGCATATTGAGACCACAGAGAAGAGAAGTTGTGTCGACCACCGTAGTCCATCAGGGAGAAACTCCGAAGCTTGTCGAAATAAGCGAGTCCGTTTCAACAAGAGCAAATAAGAAAGGAAGCAATGGACCGGAAAGACTTGCTACAGCAAATGAAACCGTTTTAATCACTGAAAGTTGCTCCCTGGATAAAAGCAGCGGTGTGTCTGAGAACAACCTAAAGGTAAGCAGCAGCCGGCCAGCGCCCAGTGGTCCATgcaaaaagacaagaacaggCTTTAGTAAACCCGACGTAGACATCGATAACCGTATGGAACTGGAACCCAGCGTGGCTGCCGCCTCGACGAAGCAGGCGGAGCAGGAGAAGCTGTCAGAGGCTATAATGCCGCTGCAGGGCACGAGCAAGCGCAGGAACATCggcaagaaaccagtcaaacgGAAATCCCCGAGCAAATTTGGCTTGATTGCACAATCGGACGGCACTTTGTTTACTGTCTCGCCAGCACCATCGGCGGGGCCGTTGGATCTCCCGCCCGCAGATCTGAACGTTCAAAAAGAGGAGAGCTCAGAGAAGGGGCTGACCATGCCGTCCAAGAGAACCAAAAAGCATTTCCGAGTTGCTGCTTCAGGTGGGAGTCGAGTGACCGGAATCCGTGACCTTCGTCCGATAGCCAAAGCGAACCAGACCGATGAACGCAAAGGTAAAGTCTCAATGCACCCTGTGTATTTTGAAATGACACCTTTTGAAAGCAATACCCCACCTGTTCCTTCGTCCTCCCGGCCCAACGGTTCTGCACAATCAAATCATGCCGCTAAGCACGCCGCCGATGGGAGCGAGGAGAGCGCTGCTGCTGTGTCGGATGAGTTATTTCCCTCAGACGCCTGCAGCATCAGCGTCCCTGGGTCTTCTGCACGAGGGGTGAACATTAAGCCAAGAAGAGCagataaaaaaaggagaagatgcCAGGTTTTGCACAGCAGTGCGTGCGAAGGTGGCGAGGTGACCAACGCCGCCGCCGTGGACGCCGCCGCCCCGGCTGCAGCGAGTTCCCACACGCAGGGAAAGGACTTGTCGAGGCGCCTGTTGCGCAGCTACTCCTGCCCCGAGATCCCCTCCCTTCGTCTCTATGACACCCCCTCGCCTTCGGCTCTGCATTCCCCCCATCACGGCAGGCTCCACGCAGCGCAGCAGCACCGGGCCCACCACGCCCACGAGTCCCTCCGGCGGGCTCGTCGCCACACGGTCTGCAGCGTGGAAGTGGAGAGGGAGATCGCCCCGCTCTGCCTCCGCAAGGAGGTGTACCCGTCCAGGAGGTCCCTCCCGTCCGCCGCAGCCACCCAACTCCTGGGGTGGTCTCCCAGTCTCTCTCCCGGCACCTCCCTCGCCGCTCTGGCTTCCAGCTTCCTCTCCAGCCCCCTGGCTTTCCTCTCCAAGAAAGCGAGCCCCGGCAATCCCGCCCTcgcgtcgtcctcctcctccgccgcctcctgtTCTCCGGTGCCGAGGGTGTTCCTCTTTAGAATGGACTCGTCCACTTCTGCTGCGTCGGACTACAGTAGCCG TGGGAATCCGTTGGAGTGCGAGATGGAGAGAAGACAacgcagtgaggaggaggacgacggcgAGGACACCAGTTCGTCCAGCCAGGAGTCTGAAGACGTGGGGTTGAGAGAGGAAAAGGCTTTGTCCGATTCTGAAATCAGG GTGGGACAAAAGCATGAGGAACGAGGAAAAGTGTCATCTATAAAAATTCGGAAGACTTTACCCAAACCTCAGAACAACCTGACCCCCATGGGCCTGCCCAGACCCGTCAG GCTGAAAAAGAAGGAGTTTAGTTTGGAAGAGATTTACACCAATAAGAACTTCAGCAAACCCCCTGAGAG CCGGCTGGAGACCATATTCGAGGTGCCCCTCAGTCGGCGGGACGGGTCTGAGTCCTGGTACGGCCAGAGGCGGGTCAAACGATTCCTGGAGTTCCTGGATGCCGGCGAGGTCAGAAAGCCAAAGAAGCCCCTCGTTGGTGTTGGAAAGGCAGGTGTCTCGTCCTCCAGGACGAGACGGGGGGCCTTCCCCAAAGACGAGGCGTCCCTCTGCGCGCGGGATGTGGACTCGCTTCTCTGTGCCAAGCTGGATCAGCTGACTCTGCTGTTAATAGATGATCAAAAAGACAGCTGA
- the cd2bp2 gene encoding CD2 antigen cytoplasmic tail-binding protein 2 isoform X3, whose translation MPKRKVTFEDGELELEEELPNKKTCEAVAGPGSRFKVKHSLDSDEEDEGEETKSSSSKYDILASDDVEGQEGATIDFDEGVSITPFNLDEEMQEGYFDSEGNYFIKKEEQIRDNWLDNIDWVRVKEQPFKQKKKGLGAKRKRRVGDEDEAEEEKQREEKRADKENDEGEDEEEEMEPAEDPLASFTQHQLTEAVIELLLPGETVTTALRRLGGLGGRKKGKLREESEATEETKRDTEKLDRLTALADRLVGSGMFEIYQQTYEKLAYLMKSMSSKRPAVEKTGGGDEEEDELDMFADKFDESLTGRAEEEEDNKVSDEVMWEYKWENKDDSEIFGPFTSQQMQDWVDEGYFSTGVYCKRLDQKGTQFYNSKRIDFELYT comes from the exons ATGCCGAAAAGGAAAGTTACGTTCGAGGACGGGGAGttggagctggaggaagagctCCCAAACAAAAAG ACGTGCGAGGCAGTCGCCGGACCAGGCTCCAGGTTTAAGGTGAAACATTCCCTGGACAGCGACGAAGAGGATGAAGGGgaagaaacaaaaagcagcagcagcaaatatGATATTCTGGCCAGCGATGATGTGGAGG GCCAAGAGGGAGCGACCATCGACTTTGACGAGGGCGTTTCAATCACACCTTTCAACCTGGACGAGGAGATGCAGGAAGGATACTTTGACTCTGAGGGAAACTACTTCATCAAAAAGGAAGAACAGATTAGAGACAACTGGCTTGACAACATTGATTGG GTGAGAGTAAAAGAACAACCtttcaaacaaaagaagaaaggtCTTGGAGCCAAACGTAAACGCAGAGTCGGTGAtgaggatgaagctgaggaagagaaacagagagaagagaagcggGCAGACAAAGAAAACGATGAAGGagaagacgaagaggaggagatggagcctGCAGAGGACCCGCTGGCCTCCTTCACCCAGCACCAGCTCACTGAAGCTGTGATCGAACTGTTGCTACCCGGGGAGACTGTTACCACGGCGCTCCGTCGGCTAGGAGGCCTCGGGGGACGGAAGAAGGGGaagctgagggaggagagcgaggccACCGAGGAGACCAAAAGGGATACAGAAAAGCTCGACAGGCTCACGGCCCTCGCCGACAGACTGGTGGGGTCCGGGATGTTTGAGATCTATCAGCAGACGTATGAAAAACTGGCCTATTTGATGAAGAGCATGAGCAGCAAGCGACCAGCTGTGGAGAAGACGGGGGGTGGtgatgaggaagaagatgaaCTTGATATGTTTGCAGATAAATTTGACGAGTCGCTTACAGGccgagcagaggaagaggaggacaacaaaG TGAGTGACGAGGTGATGTGGGAGTACAAGTGGGAAAACAAGGACGATTCAGAGATTTTTGGCCCTTTCACCAGTCAGCAGATGCAG GATTGGGTGGATGAAGGTTATTTCAGCACTGGTGTTTACTGCAAGAGGCTCGACCAGAAGGGAACTCAGTTCTACAACTCCAAGAGAATAGATTTTGAGCTGTATACATGA
- the cd2bp2 gene encoding CD2 antigen cytoplasmic tail-binding protein 2 isoform X2, with the protein MLKWSAMPKRKVTFEDGELELEEELPNKKTCEAVAGPGSRFKVKHSLDSDEEDEGEETKSSSSKYDILASDDVEGQEGATIDFDEGVSITPFNLDEEMQEGYFDSEGNYFIKKEEQIRDNWLDNIDWVRVKEQPFKQKKKGLGAKRKRRVGDEDEAEEEKQREEKRADKENDEGEDEEEEMEPAEDPLASFTQHQLTEAVIELLLPGETVTTALRRLGGLGGRKKGKLREESEATEETKRDTEKLDRLTALADRLVGSGMFEIYQQTYEKLAYLMKSMSSKRPAVEKTGGGDEEEDELDMFADKFDESLTGRAEEEEDNKVSDEVMWEYKWENKDDSEIFGPFTSQQMQDWVDEGYFSTGVYCKRLDQKGTQFYNSKRIDFELYT; encoded by the exons ATGCTGAAGTGGAG CGCCATGCCGAAAAGGAAAGTTACGTTCGAGGACGGGGAGttggagctggaggaagagctCCCAAACAAAAAG ACGTGCGAGGCAGTCGCCGGACCAGGCTCCAGGTTTAAGGTGAAACATTCCCTGGACAGCGACGAAGAGGATGAAGGGgaagaaacaaaaagcagcagcagcaaatatGATATTCTGGCCAGCGATGATGTGGAGG GCCAAGAGGGAGCGACCATCGACTTTGACGAGGGCGTTTCAATCACACCTTTCAACCTGGACGAGGAGATGCAGGAAGGATACTTTGACTCTGAGGGAAACTACTTCATCAAAAAGGAAGAACAGATTAGAGACAACTGGCTTGACAACATTGATTGG GTGAGAGTAAAAGAACAACCtttcaaacaaaagaagaaaggtCTTGGAGCCAAACGTAAACGCAGAGTCGGTGAtgaggatgaagctgaggaagagaaacagagagaagagaagcggGCAGACAAAGAAAACGATGAAGGagaagacgaagaggaggagatggagcctGCAGAGGACCCGCTGGCCTCCTTCACCCAGCACCAGCTCACTGAAGCTGTGATCGAACTGTTGCTACCCGGGGAGACTGTTACCACGGCGCTCCGTCGGCTAGGAGGCCTCGGGGGACGGAAGAAGGGGaagctgagggaggagagcgaggccACCGAGGAGACCAAAAGGGATACAGAAAAGCTCGACAGGCTCACGGCCCTCGCCGACAGACTGGTGGGGTCCGGGATGTTTGAGATCTATCAGCAGACGTATGAAAAACTGGCCTATTTGATGAAGAGCATGAGCAGCAAGCGACCAGCTGTGGAGAAGACGGGGGGTGGtgatgaggaagaagatgaaCTTGATATGTTTGCAGATAAATTTGACGAGTCGCTTACAGGccgagcagaggaagaggaggacaacaaaG TGAGTGACGAGGTGATGTGGGAGTACAAGTGGGAAAACAAGGACGATTCAGAGATTTTTGGCCCTTTCACCAGTCAGCAGATGCAG GATTGGGTGGATGAAGGTTATTTCAGCACTGGTGTTTACTGCAAGAGGCTCGACCAGAAGGGAACTCAGTTCTACAACTCCAAGAGAATAGATTTTGAGCTGTATACATGA
- the cd2bp2 gene encoding CD2 antigen cytoplasmic tail-binding protein 2 isoform X1, giving the protein MLDAEVEVRAMPKRKVTFEDGELELEEELPNKKTCEAVAGPGSRFKVKHSLDSDEEDEGEETKSSSSKYDILASDDVEGQEGATIDFDEGVSITPFNLDEEMQEGYFDSEGNYFIKKEEQIRDNWLDNIDWVRVKEQPFKQKKKGLGAKRKRRVGDEDEAEEEKQREEKRADKENDEGEDEEEEMEPAEDPLASFTQHQLTEAVIELLLPGETVTTALRRLGGLGGRKKGKLREESEATEETKRDTEKLDRLTALADRLVGSGMFEIYQQTYEKLAYLMKSMSSKRPAVEKTGGGDEEEDELDMFADKFDESLTGRAEEEEDNKVSDEVMWEYKWENKDDSEIFGPFTSQQMQDWVDEGYFSTGVYCKRLDQKGTQFYNSKRIDFELYT; this is encoded by the exons ATGCTGGATGCTGAAGTGGAGGTCCG CGCCATGCCGAAAAGGAAAGTTACGTTCGAGGACGGGGAGttggagctggaggaagagctCCCAAACAAAAAG ACGTGCGAGGCAGTCGCCGGACCAGGCTCCAGGTTTAAGGTGAAACATTCCCTGGACAGCGACGAAGAGGATGAAGGGgaagaaacaaaaagcagcagcagcaaatatGATATTCTGGCCAGCGATGATGTGGAGG GCCAAGAGGGAGCGACCATCGACTTTGACGAGGGCGTTTCAATCACACCTTTCAACCTGGACGAGGAGATGCAGGAAGGATACTTTGACTCTGAGGGAAACTACTTCATCAAAAAGGAAGAACAGATTAGAGACAACTGGCTTGACAACATTGATTGG GTGAGAGTAAAAGAACAACCtttcaaacaaaagaagaaaggtCTTGGAGCCAAACGTAAACGCAGAGTCGGTGAtgaggatgaagctgaggaagagaaacagagagaagagaagcggGCAGACAAAGAAAACGATGAAGGagaagacgaagaggaggagatggagcctGCAGAGGACCCGCTGGCCTCCTTCACCCAGCACCAGCTCACTGAAGCTGTGATCGAACTGTTGCTACCCGGGGAGACTGTTACCACGGCGCTCCGTCGGCTAGGAGGCCTCGGGGGACGGAAGAAGGGGaagctgagggaggagagcgaggccACCGAGGAGACCAAAAGGGATACAGAAAAGCTCGACAGGCTCACGGCCCTCGCCGACAGACTGGTGGGGTCCGGGATGTTTGAGATCTATCAGCAGACGTATGAAAAACTGGCCTATTTGATGAAGAGCATGAGCAGCAAGCGACCAGCTGTGGAGAAGACGGGGGGTGGtgatgaggaagaagatgaaCTTGATATGTTTGCAGATAAATTTGACGAGTCGCTTACAGGccgagcagaggaagaggaggacaacaaaG TGAGTGACGAGGTGATGTGGGAGTACAAGTGGGAAAACAAGGACGATTCAGAGATTTTTGGCCCTTTCACCAGTCAGCAGATGCAG GATTGGGTGGATGAAGGTTATTTCAGCACTGGTGTTTACTGCAAGAGGCTCGACCAGAAGGGAACTCAGTTCTACAACTCCAAGAGAATAGATTTTGAGCTGTATACATGA